One Pleuronectes platessa chromosome 20, fPlePla1.1, whole genome shotgun sequence DNA window includes the following coding sequences:
- the trim55b gene encoding LOW QUALITY PROTEIN: tripartite motif-containing protein 55b (The sequence of the model RefSeq protein was modified relative to this genomic sequence to represent the inferred CDS: substituted 1 base at 1 genomic stop codon), translating into MENLEKQLICPICLEMFTKPVVILPCQHNLCRKCANDVFQASNPYLPTRSGSLTSGGRFRCPSCRHEVVLDRHGVYGLQRNLLVENIIDMFKQESSRXDGSSKPAPERTEEVSPMCDVHKEEKINIYCVTHGVPTCSMCKVFGDHKDCEVAPISSVYQTKKTELSDGITMMVGNNDRMQGIISQLEEACRVVEENGRRQKTLVCEKFDQLYSILEEKKKEMSQKVTVEQEEKVNYIRGLTRKYGDHLEESCKTVEIGIQTMEEPEMALFLQNTKPLLEKIAVASSTAHLDKVERGYENMDHYTVEFKREGMALRGIDFLQDEDDEDDLDEDGEAGAEEGDGTQTVSGGSAVPAASVQPPPPQQINPSPSAAKSPAST; encoded by the exons ATGGAGAACCTGGAGAAGCAGCTGATTTGTCCCATATGCCTGGAGATGTTTACAAAGCCCGTGGTCATCCTACCGTGTCAACACAACCTCTGCAGGAAATGTGCCAACGATGTCTTCCAG GCATCAAACCCGTACCTTCCGACAAGAAGTGGCTCGTTGACGTCAGGTGGCCGCTTCCGATGCCCCTCCTGCCGCCACGAGGTGGTTCTGGACCGGCACGGTGTTTACGGGCTCCAGAGGAACCTGCTCGTGGAGAACATCATTGATATGTTCAAGCAGGAGTCGAGCAGGTGAGACGG cagcagcaagcCGGCGCCGGAGAGGACGGAAGAGGTGTCGCCCATGTGCGACGTCCACAAGGAAGAGAAGATCAATATCTACTGTGTGACCCACGGCGTGCCCACATGCTCCATGTGTAAGGTGTTCGGTGATCACAAGGACTGTGAGGTGGCACCTATCAGCAGCGTTTACCAGACCAAGAAG ACGGAGCTGAGCGACGGGATCACCATGATGGTCGGGAACAACGACAGGATGCAGGGCATCATCAGTCAGCTGGAGGAAGCCTGTCGGGTCGTAGAG GAGAACGGACGGAGGCAGAAGACTCTGGTTTGCGAGAAGTTTGATCAGTTGTACTccatcctggaggagaagaagaaggagatgagTCAAAAGGTGACGGTGGAGCAGGAAGAGAAGGTGAACTACATCCGGGGCCTGACCAGGAAGTACGGAGACCACCTGGAGGAGAGCTGCAAGACGGTGGAGATTGGGATCCAGACCATGGAGGAGCCAGAGATGGCCTTATTCCTGCAG AACACAAAGCCTCTCCTGGAAAA GATTGCAGTAGCATCCAGCACGGCACACTTGGATAAAGTCGAGCGCGGCTATGAGAACATGGATCACTACACCGTGGAGTTCAAGAGGGAGGGGATGGCCCTGCGTGGCATCGACTTCCTCCAAG ATGAGGACGACGAGGACGATCTGGATGAGGACGGAGAAGCAGGCGCCGAGGAAGGAGACGGGACCCAGACGGTTTCTGGAGGCAGTGCAGTCCCAGCCGCCTCAGTCCAGCCTCCTCCCCCTCAGCAGATAAACCCCTCGCCCAGCGCGGCGAAGAGCCCTGCTTCAACTTAG
- the crhb gene encoding corticotropin releasing hormone b — MKLNLLGTTVILLVAFLPRYECRAIDSPGGALRVLAPQTQNSQQQQQSGPILERLGEEFFVRLGNGDSNSFPSSSMYPAESPAIYNRALQLQLTRRLLQRKVGNIRALIGGFEDRGDDSMERGRRSDDPPISLDLTFHLLREMMEMSRKEQMAQQAQNNRRMMELFGK; from the coding sequence ATGAAGCTCAATTTACTTGGTACCACCGTGATTCTGCTTGTTGCCTTCTTGCCGCGCTACGAATGTCGGGCTATTGACAGCCCTGGCGGTGCACTGCGCGTCCTTGCTCCCCAAACCCAGaactcccagcagcagcagcagtcgggTCCCATCCTGGAGCGGCTCGGAGAGGAGTTCTTCGTCCGACTGGGCAACGGGGACTCTAACTCTTTCCCATCCTCGTCCATGTATCCCGCCGAGTCGCCTGCCATCTACAACAGAGCCCTGCAACTCCAGCTGACGCGGCGTCTTTTACAAAGGAAAGTTGGGAACATCAGGGCGCTCATAGGCGGCTTCGAGGACCGCGGCGACGACTCGATGGAGAGGGGCAGGAGGTCCGATGACCCGCCGATATCCCTGGATCTGACCTTCCACCTGCTCCGGGAGATGATGGAGATGTCCCGGAAGGAACAGATGGCTCAGCAGGCGCAAAATAACAGAAGAATGATGGAGCTCTTCGGGAAATGA